One window of Nocardia nova SH22a genomic DNA carries:
- the infA gene encoding translation initiation factor IF-1 yields the protein MAKKDGAIEVEGRVIEPLPNAMFRIELENGHKVLAHISGKMRQHYIRILPEDRVVVELSPYDLSRGRIVYRYK from the coding sequence ATGGCGAAGAAAGACGGGGCCATCGAGGTCGAGGGTCGAGTTATCGAGCCGCTGCCCAATGCGATGTTCCGCATCGAGCTGGAGAACGGTCACAAGGTTCTCGCGCACATCAGCGGCAAGATGCGTCAGCACTACATTCGCATCCTGCCCGAGGACCGTGTGGTCGTGGAGCTGTCGCCCTACGACCTCTCGCGCGGTCGCATCGTCTACCGCTACAAGTGA
- the rpmJ gene encoding 50S ribosomal protein L36: MKVQPSVKKICEKCKVIRRNGRVMVICDNLRHKQRQG; encoded by the coding sequence GTGAAGGTTCAGCCGAGCGTCAAGAAGATCTGCGAGAAGTGCAAGGTGATCCGCCGTAACGGCCGGGTCATGGTGATCTGCGACAACCTGCGTCACAAGCAGCGTCAGGGCTGA
- a CDS encoding DNA-directed RNA polymerase subunit alpha, translated as MLISQRPTLAEEVLAENRSKFTIEPLEPGFGYTLGNSLRRTLLSSIPGAAVTSIRIDGVLHEFTTVPGVKEDVTDIILNLKGLVVSSEEDEPVTMYVRKQGPGTVTAGDIVPPAGVTVHNPDMHIATLNDKGKLEIELVVERGRGYVPAVQNKASGAEIGRIPVDSIYSPVLKVTYKVEATRVEQRTDFDRLILDVETKNSISPRDALASAGKTLVELFGLARELNVEAEGIEIGPSPAEADHIASFALPIEDLDLTVRSYNCLKREGVHTVGELVARTESDLLDIRNFGQKSIDEVKVKLHSLGLSLKDSPASFDPSSVVGYDAATGTWSDSGSFGDTDNGEQDYAETEQL; from the coding sequence ATGCTGATTTCACAGCGACCCACACTGGCCGAAGAGGTTTTGGCCGAGAACCGCTCGAAGTTCACCATCGAACCCCTCGAGCCGGGCTTCGGTTACACCCTCGGCAATTCGCTGCGCCGCACCCTGCTGTCCTCGATTCCGGGGGCCGCGGTGACCAGCATCCGCATCGACGGCGTGCTGCACGAGTTCACCACCGTCCCGGGCGTGAAGGAGGATGTCACCGACATCATCCTGAACCTCAAGGGCCTGGTCGTGTCGTCCGAAGAGGACGAGCCGGTCACCATGTACGTGCGCAAGCAGGGCCCGGGCACCGTCACCGCCGGTGACATCGTCCCGCCGGCTGGTGTGACCGTGCACAACCCGGATATGCACATCGCCACCCTGAACGACAAGGGCAAGCTGGAGATCGAGCTCGTGGTCGAGCGCGGTCGCGGTTACGTCCCCGCCGTGCAGAACAAGGCGTCGGGTGCGGAAATCGGCCGGATCCCGGTGGATTCGATCTACTCGCCGGTGCTGAAGGTGACCTACAAGGTCGAGGCCACCCGTGTCGAGCAGCGCACCGACTTCGACCGGCTCATCCTGGATGTCGAGACCAAGAACTCGATCTCCCCGCGGGATGCGCTGGCGTCGGCCGGTAAGACCCTGGTCGAGCTGTTCGGCCTGGCGCGTGAGCTCAACGTGGAGGCCGAGGGTATCGAGATCGGGCCCAGCCCGGCCGAGGCGGATCACATCGCCTCGTTCGCGCTGCCGATCGAGGACCTGGACCTCACCGTGCGTTCGTACAACTGCCTCAAGCGCGAGGGTGTGCACACCGTCGGCGAGCTGGTTGCGCGGACCGAGTCGGATCTGCTGGACATCCGCAACTTCGGCCAGAAGTCCATCGACGAGGTGAAGGTCAAGCTGCATTCGCTCGGCCTGTCGTTGAAGGACAGCCCGGCCTCCTTCGATCCGTCCAGCGTCGTCGGCTACGACGCCGCCACCGGGACCTGGAGTGACAGCGGCTCCTTCGGCGATACCGACAACGGCGAGCAGGACTACGCCGAGACCGAACAGCTCTAG
- a CDS encoding tRNA pseudouridine synthase A, producing MSVADPEATSVAVRVRLDIAYDGTDFTGWARQPGLRTVQGVLEESLSKVLREPIQLTVAGRTDAGVHAEGQVAHFDTAAEPDYGKLLHRLARFLPKDVRVTGIRTAPPEFDARFSAVRRHYAYRLTTAPYGAPPLLARSVVPCRPGVDLDAMRAASRKLLGLHDFAAFCRRREGATTVRELQRFDWVATPIDTPGVPLIGGPVGDSSLVPAAAGVDTARGVPVATDRPRTESAYMLTAYVSADAFCWSMVRSLVGAILAVGEGRRTPDWVESLLSQRERSSAVTVAPAHGLSLIAVDYPADADLAARNAETRELRTIPDPQGCCGD from the coding sequence GTGAGCGTTGCTGATCCGGAGGCAACCTCGGTTGCGGTTCGGGTGCGGCTCGATATCGCCTACGACGGCACCGACTTCACCGGCTGGGCCCGCCAGCCCGGTCTGCGCACGGTGCAGGGCGTCCTCGAGGAGTCGCTGAGCAAGGTTCTGCGCGAGCCGATTCAGCTCACGGTGGCCGGTCGCACCGACGCCGGTGTGCACGCCGAGGGGCAGGTCGCCCACTTCGACACCGCCGCCGAACCCGATTACGGCAAACTTCTGCACCGGTTGGCGCGCTTCCTGCCGAAGGATGTGCGGGTCACCGGAATACGCACGGCCCCACCGGAATTCGACGCCCGCTTCTCCGCGGTCCGCCGCCACTACGCCTACCGTCTGACCACCGCCCCCTACGGCGCACCGCCCCTGCTGGCGCGCAGTGTGGTCCCCTGCCGTCCCGGCGTCGACCTCGACGCCATGCGCGCGGCGTCCCGAAAGCTGTTGGGTCTCCACGATTTCGCCGCCTTCTGCCGTAGGCGCGAGGGCGCGACCACCGTGCGCGAACTCCAGCGCTTCGATTGGGTCGCCACCCCGATCGACACCCCCGGCGTCCCGCTGATCGGCGGTCCCGTCGGCGACTCATCGCTCGTCCCCGCCGCGGCCGGGGTCGATACCGCCCGCGGAGTGCCGGTCGCCACGGATCGTCCCCGGACCGAATCCGCCTACATGCTCACCGCCTACGTGAGTGCCGACGCCTTCTGCTGGTCCATGGTCCGCAGCCTGGTCGGCGCGATCCTGGCCGTGGGGGAGGGGCGCCGCACCCCCGATTGGGTGGAATCCCTACTCTCCCAACGCGAACGCTCCAGCGCGGTCACCGTGGCCCCCGCCCACGGCCTCAGTCTGATCGCCGTCGACTACCCCGCCGACGCGGACCTGGCCGCCCGGAATGCGGAGACCCGCGAACTGCGCACGATCCCGGACCCGCAAGGCTGCTGCGGAGACTGA
- the rplQ gene encoding 50S ribosomal protein L17: protein MPKPKKGARFGGSASHQKAIFANLATALFEHGRITTTEAKAKALRPYAEKLVTKAKAGTLADRREVLKVIRNKDVLHELFANIGPSFEGRDGGYTRIIKTVPRKGDNAPMAIIELVREKTVTNEADRARRVAAQQAKTEAKTEEATEAAEAKADEAEESAEAPAEDKAE, encoded by the coding sequence ATGCCCAAGCCCAAGAAGGGTGCTCGCTTCGGCGGGTCGGCGTCGCACCAGAAGGCGATCTTCGCCAATCTGGCCACGGCGCTCTTCGAGCACGGTCGGATCACGACCACCGAGGCCAAGGCCAAGGCGCTGCGCCCCTACGCCGAGAAGCTGGTCACCAAGGCCAAGGCCGGTACGCTGGCCGACCGCCGCGAGGTGCTCAAGGTCATCCGCAACAAGGATGTCCTGCACGAGCTCTTCGCCAACATCGGCCCGTCGTTCGAGGGTCGTGATGGCGGGTACACCCGCATCATCAAGACCGTCCCCCGCAAGGGTGACAACGCGCCGATGGCGATCATCGAGCTGGTCCGGGAGAAGACCGTGACCAACGAGGCCGATCGCGCTCGCCGGGTCGCCGCCCAGCAGGCCAAGACCGAGGCCAAGACCGAAGAGGCCACCGAGGCTGCCGAGGCGAAGGCCGACGAGGCCGAGGAGTCCGCCGAGGCTCCCGCCGAAGACAAGGCGGAATGA
- the rpsK gene encoding 30S ribosomal protein S11, giving the protein MPPKSRASGPKKSQKARRRDKKNVPHGHAHIKSTFNNTIVSITDPEGNVISWASSGHVGFKGSRKSTPFAAQLAAENAARKAQENGVKKVDVFVKGPGSGRETAIRSLQAAGLEVGTISDVTPQPHNGCRPPKRRRV; this is encoded by the coding sequence ATGCCTCCTAAGAGTCGGGCCTCGGGCCCCAAGAAGTCCCAGAAGGCGCGTCGCAGGGACAAGAAGAACGTCCCCCACGGCCACGCGCACATCAAGTCCACGTTCAACAACACGATCGTCTCGATCACCGACCCCGAGGGCAACGTGATCTCGTGGGCGTCGTCGGGCCACGTCGGCTTCAAGGGCTCGCGTAAGTCGACCCCGTTCGCCGCGCAGCTCGCCGCCGAGAACGCCGCCCGCAAGGCGCAGGAGAACGGCGTCAAGAAGGTCGACGTGTTCGTCAAGGGTCCGGGTTCGGGCCGTGAGACCGCGATCCGCTCGCTGCAGGCCGCCGGCCTCGAGGTGGGCACGATCTCCGACGTCACCCCGCAGCCGCACAACGGCTGCCGTCCGCCCAAGCGGCGTCGCGTCTAG
- a CDS encoding MFS transporter, translating into MAVTADDGTRPARLDELPIRPVHRKLVALVGMGLFFDLYELFLAGTITGVLKQQLDLSTYQLSGILASAFVGQFLGALVIGRLSDVFGRRRMFMINIGMYAGFTLLGAFSPNVWFLMATRVLAGLGIGAEMTVSDTYLSETMPPQVRGRMIAIAYTIGFCAVPTVGFLARWLVPLEPFGVDGWRWLFVFGGLGAALVFVARRHMPESPQWEARHRETTGTSNAEAGDVPADQAAGRVVADPAAVTAANATAKVPFREILRGPNRGRTLLFSAVMILQVFGYYGFGTLAVLVLQHKGFTVVNSLGYLTITYLGYPIGSMLSIPLIERIERKYLVLVSASLMAVFGLIFGFATTVPLILLSGGLFTLASNVFSNALHTYLPESFPTTVRGTASGTTYSLSKLSTAIQPFLLLPLLDNHGPGTVFTVITIALVVMVGLIAVWGPLTGRGPLAAR; encoded by the coding sequence ATGGCAGTCACCGCGGACGACGGAACCCGGCCCGCCCGGCTGGACGAACTGCCGATCCGGCCGGTGCACCGCAAACTCGTGGCGCTGGTCGGCATGGGTCTGTTCTTCGATCTGTACGAGTTGTTCCTCGCCGGGACGATCACCGGCGTCCTGAAACAACAACTGGACCTGTCGACCTATCAACTGAGCGGAATCCTCGCCTCGGCCTTCGTCGGCCAGTTCCTCGGCGCGCTGGTCATCGGCCGCCTGTCGGATGTCTTCGGCCGCCGCCGGATGTTCATGATCAATATCGGGATGTACGCGGGCTTCACCCTGCTGGGCGCGTTCAGCCCGAACGTCTGGTTCCTGATGGCGACGCGGGTACTGGCGGGACTCGGCATCGGCGCGGAGATGACCGTCTCCGACACCTATCTGTCCGAGACGATGCCGCCGCAGGTCCGCGGCCGGATGATCGCCATCGCCTACACCATCGGTTTCTGCGCGGTCCCGACCGTGGGATTCCTGGCCCGCTGGCTGGTCCCGCTGGAGCCGTTCGGCGTCGACGGCTGGCGCTGGCTGTTCGTCTTCGGCGGACTCGGCGCGGCGCTGGTCTTCGTCGCCCGCCGCCACATGCCGGAATCGCCACAGTGGGAAGCGCGGCATCGCGAGACCACCGGCACATCGAACGCCGAGGCCGGCGACGTGCCCGCGGACCAGGCAGCCGGTCGGGTGGTCGCGGACCCCGCTGCGGTGACCGCCGCGAATGCGACGGCCAAGGTTCCCTTCCGCGAGATCCTGCGCGGCCCCAATCGTGGCCGTACCCTGCTGTTCTCCGCGGTGATGATCCTGCAGGTCTTCGGCTACTACGGCTTCGGCACGCTCGCGGTGCTGGTGCTGCAGCACAAGGGCTTCACGGTGGTGAACTCGCTGGGCTATCTCACCATCACCTATCTGGGCTATCCGATCGGCTCGATGCTGTCGATCCCGCTGATCGAGCGGATCGAACGCAAATACCTGGTCCTCGTCTCGGCGAGCCTGATGGCGGTCTTCGGCCTGATCTTCGGATTCGCGACCACCGTGCCGCTGATCCTGCTGTCCGGCGGCCTGTTCACCCTGGCCAGCAACGTCTTCTCCAACGCGTTGCACACCTACCTGCCGGAATCGTTCCCCACGACAGTGCGCGGCACGGCCTCCGGAACCACCTACTCCTTGTCGAAACTCAGCACCGCGATCCAGCCGTTCCTGCTGCTGCCACTGCTGGACAACCACGGTCCTGGCACGGTGTTCACGGTGATCACCATCGCGCTGGTGGTGATGGTCGGATTGATCGCGGTGTGGGGACCGCTGACCGGGCGTGGTCCGCTCGCGGCTCGATGA
- the rpsD gene encoding 30S ribosomal protein S4: MARYTGPITRKSRRLRVDLVGGDQAFERRPYPPGQHGRARIKESEYLLQLQEKQKARFTYGIMEKQFSRYYKEANRQKGKTGDNLLRLLETRLDNVVYRAGLARTRRQARQLVSHGHFTVNNRKVNVPSFQVSQYDIIDVKEKSLPTLPFQVARETTGDRPIPGWLQVVPNRLRILVHQLPERAQIDVPLNEQLIVEYYSK, from the coding sequence ATGGCTCGTTATACAGGCCCCATCACCCGCAAGTCGCGTCGTCTGCGTGTCGACCTCGTCGGAGGCGACCAGGCGTTCGAGCGTCGTCCCTACCCGCCCGGCCAGCACGGCCGCGCGCGGATCAAGGAGAGCGAGTACCTGCTCCAGCTGCAGGAGAAGCAGAAGGCCCGCTTCACCTACGGCATCATGGAGAAGCAGTTCAGCCGGTACTACAAGGAAGCCAACCGGCAGAAGGGCAAGACCGGCGACAACCTGCTGCGTCTGCTCGAGACCCGGCTGGACAACGTCGTGTACCGCGCCGGTCTGGCCCGCACCCGCCGCCAGGCGCGTCAGCTGGTCTCGCACGGTCACTTCACCGTGAACAACCGCAAGGTCAACGTTCCCAGCTTCCAGGTCTCCCAGTACGACATCATCGATGTCAAGGAGAAGTCGCTGCCGACACTGCCGTTCCAGGTCGCTCGCGAGACCACCGGCGACCGCCCGATCCCGGGCTGGCTGCAGGTCGTTCCGAACCGGCTGCGGATCCTGGTCCACCAGCTCCCGGAACGCGCGCAGATCGATGTGCCGCTGAACGAACAGCTCATCGTCGAGTACTACTCGAAGTAA
- the rpsM gene encoding 30S ribosomal protein S13: MARLMGVDLPREKRMEIALTYIFGIGRTRAHEILAATGVNPDLRSKDLTDDDVTRLRDYIEASEFKVEGDLRREVQADIRRKIEIGCYQGIRHRRHLPVRGQRTKTNARTRKGPKKTVAGKKK, encoded by the coding sequence ATGGCACGTCTGATGGGCGTCGACCTCCCGCGCGAGAAGCGCATGGAGATCGCACTGACCTACATCTTCGGGATCGGGCGCACCCGTGCCCACGAGATCCTCGCCGCCACCGGCGTCAACCCGGACCTGCGGTCGAAGGACCTCACCGACGACGACGTCACCCGGTTGCGCGATTACATCGAGGCGTCGGAGTTCAAGGTCGAAGGTGACCTGCGCCGCGAGGTGCAGGCCGACATCCGCCGCAAGATCGAGATCGGCTGCTACCAGGGCATCCGCCATCGCCGCCACCTGCCGGTGCGCGGACAGCGGACCAAGACCAATGCGCGCACGCGCAAGGGTCCGAAGAAGACCGTCGCCGGCAAGAAGAAGTAG